From Deltaproteobacteria bacterium, the proteins below share one genomic window:
- the cdd gene encoding cytidine deaminase has protein sequence MKNRLVAEAFRARKNSYSPYSGLRVGAALLCKSGKIFSSGNVENCCYALTICAERGAFYHAIAAGERRFKMLAVTANTEEFISPCGACRQVIWELAGEIDILMINRKRQTRTIPLSALYPVPYKRTSKRRRTLKYACVAAPRGALQLGIFEQSPKAIFQHTP, from the coding sequence ATGAAGAACCGTTTAGTCGCTGAGGCGTTTCGGGCCCGTAAAAACTCCTACAGTCCGTATTCGGGATTGAGGGTTGGTGCGGCGCTTCTCTGCAAGTCGGGAAAAATTTTTTCATCCGGCAATGTCGAAAATTGCTGCTATGCCCTCACGATCTGTGCCGAGAGGGGTGCATTTTATCACGCGATTGCTGCGGGTGAGCGGCGGTTCAAGATGCTGGCGGTAACCGCCAATACGGAAGAGTTTATCTCTCCTTGTGGAGCCTGCCGTCAGGTGATTTGGGAGCTGGCGGGAGAGATCGATATCCTCATGATCAACCGGAAGAGACAAACGAGGACGATCCCGCTCTCGGCCCTCTACCCCGTCCCCTACAAGAGGACTTCCAAACGACGACGTACCCTCAAGTACGCCTGCGTCGCGGCTCCTCGGGGTGCCTTGCAGCTGGGCATTTTTGAACAGTCCCCAAAAGCCATTTTTCAACACACCCCTTAA
- a CDS encoding glutamyl-tRNA reductase, which translates to MHYLIVGLSHRSAPLEIREKAAVSSSENRGALGQILSGGEVAEAMLLSTCNRVEIMLVTQNPDKGYQVARDFFQTIIGISEGEISRYLYRKEDHDAILHFFRVTASLDSMVLGEPQISGQVKEAYAAALGSQATGAYLNKLVHRALHLSKRVRNETAIGQYPVSVSYAAVVLASRIFNPLNEKRVLVVGAGEMAELACQHLREKGVAKIFVANRDAGRAEALARSVKGEAISLSRLFEQEGLALLSDLDIMITSVGIDKTLVTEQQVRQVMKERKGRSMFFIDLGVPRNVEASVNRIPNVYLYTIDDLQGIVTANQKEREKEAVLAETIVAREVEKFLRNLTEREAVPTIRDLSRKFESIRTRELQKFWQHHPGATEDERKSLESLTQAIINKILHDPIISIKADEAENGESKYSDILRRLFRLEEDS; encoded by the coding sequence ATGCATTATCTCATCGTCGGACTTTCTCACCGATCGGCCCCTCTGGAGATTCGCGAAAAGGCGGCGGTCTCCTCCTCAGAAAATCGCGGGGCGTTGGGACAGATTTTATCAGGTGGGGAAGTAGCGGAGGCGATGCTTCTCTCTACCTGCAACCGCGTTGAGATAATGCTTGTGACCCAGAATCCGGACAAGGGGTATCAGGTCGCCCGTGATTTTTTTCAGACAATCATCGGAATTTCAGAGGGAGAGATTTCCCGGTACCTCTATCGCAAGGAGGACCACGATGCGATTCTTCATTTCTTCCGCGTGACGGCGAGTCTTGATTCAATGGTATTAGGCGAACCACAGATCAGTGGGCAGGTGAAGGAGGCGTATGCGGCCGCCTTGGGGAGCCAGGCGACTGGTGCTTACTTAAACAAGCTGGTCCATCGTGCGCTTCATCTCTCCAAACGGGTTCGAAATGAAACGGCGATTGGGCAATATCCGGTCTCCGTTAGTTACGCGGCGGTTGTTCTGGCCTCCCGCATCTTCAACCCCCTTAATGAAAAGCGGGTGCTTGTTGTAGGGGCCGGAGAGATGGCGGAATTGGCTTGTCAACACTTGCGAGAAAAAGGCGTTGCAAAAATCTTTGTAGCGAATCGGGACGCTGGGCGCGCTGAAGCGCTGGCACGTTCTGTGAAGGGAGAAGCGATTTCGCTGTCGAGACTGTTTGAACAGGAGGGGCTCGCGCTTTTGTCGGACCTTGATATCATGATTACATCGGTTGGCATCGATAAGACGCTCGTGACGGAACAGCAGGTTCGACAGGTTATGAAGGAGAGAAAAGGACGGTCGATGTTTTTCATCGATTTGGGAGTTCCCAGGAATGTTGAGGCATCGGTCAACCGGATTCCGAATGTTTATCTCTACACGATTGATGACCTTCAGGGGATTGTAACGGCCAACCAGAAGGAGAGGGAGAAGGAGGCGGTTCTTGCCGAGACGATTGTTGCGCGAGAGGTCGAAAAGTTTCTCAGAAATCTCACAGAAAGAGAAGCGGTTCCGACTATTCGGGACCTCTCGAGAAAGTTTGAATCAATCCGCACACGAGAACTTCAAAAATTCTGGCAACATCATCCCGGTGCTACAGAGGACGAACGAAAATCATTGGAGTCTTTGACGCAGGCGATTATCAATAAAATCCTGCATGACCCGATTATTTCAATCAAGGCGGATGAGGCTGAAAATGGTGAATCCAAGTATTCTGATATTCTAAGACGATTGTTTCGATTGGAGGAGGATTCATGA
- the ccsA gene encoding cytochrome c biogenesis protein CcsA, which yields MSHFWMIHTFFMSAALVTFGISFFVGLLFLCQERQLKNHRPILAWLQRLPSLEVIDSLHYRGLFIGFLLLSLGMISGAFLSKSLSGAFFTSDPRQIASLVTWGIYALFLNVRIRSGWRGRRGILLSLVGFLTVALTFIAIHHRD from the coding sequence ATGAGCCATTTCTGGATGATTCACACGTTTTTCATGAGTGCGGCGCTTGTCACGTTTGGGATCAGTTTTTTCGTGGGGCTCCTTTTTCTCTGTCAGGAGCGGCAGCTTAAAAATCATCGCCCCATTCTTGCCTGGTTGCAGAGGCTTCCGTCACTCGAGGTGATCGATTCCCTGCACTACAGAGGTCTGTTCATCGGGTTTCTCCTGCTCTCCCTCGGGATGATTTCAGGGGCGTTTCTTTCCAAGAGTCTGTCCGGCGCTTTTTTTACCTCAGACCCGAGGCAGATTGCCTCCCTGGTCACTTGGGGCATTTATGCCCTCTTTTTGAATGTGCGGATCCGGTCCGGATGGCGAGGCCGGCGAGGGATTCTCCTCTCACTGGTCGGTTTTTTGACCGTGGCGTTGACATTTATTGCGATTCATCACCGGGATTGA
- a CDS encoding bifunctional precorrin-2 dehydrogenase/sirohydrochlorin ferrochelatase, with the protein MRYFPAGLNLSEKKIVVIGGGSVAARKALSLLQSGGSPLVIAPRLARSFLRFKRKIRHLARRYRAGDLKGVFLAVDATGEAKLHEIIRQEARREGVLLNVVDRPALCDFIFPAIVRRGDFVISVSTGGASPAFARKIRRRLGRLYGPEYGRLARILEKVRLEIPAGERVKYRAVFRKVAHWPLLRRIQKGDGGGVKKLIEREVRKKRGDR; encoded by the coding sequence GTGAGGTATTTTCCAGCCGGGCTTAACCTGTCAGAAAAAAAGATCGTTGTCATTGGTGGTGGGTCGGTGGCGGCTCGAAAGGCGCTCTCCCTTCTGCAGAGCGGTGGGAGTCCTCTTGTAATTGCCCCGCGACTTGCCCGTTCATTTTTGCGGTTTAAACGTAAAATCAGACATCTTGCGAGAAGATATCGCGCCGGTGATCTAAAGGGGGTCTTTTTGGCGGTTGATGCGACGGGGGAGGCAAAACTTCATGAAATAATTCGCCAGGAGGCGCGAAGGGAAGGGGTCCTCTTGAATGTGGTCGATCGTCCGGCCCTGTGTGACTTTATCTTTCCGGCGATCGTCCGGCGCGGTGACTTTGTAATATCGGTTTCTACCGGGGGTGCATCGCCGGCGTTTGCCAGGAAAATCCGCCGGAGACTTGGCAGGCTGTATGGTCCGGAATATGGGAGATTGGCAAGGATTCTGGAGAAAGTCCGTTTGGAGATTCCGGCGGGTGAAAGGGTAAAGTACCGAGCTGTTTTCAGGAAGGTTGCTCATTGGCCCCTTCTCAGGAGGATTCAAAAAGGGGATGGTGGGGGAGTTAAAAAGCTGATAGAGCGGGAGGTTCGAAAAAAGAGAGGTGACCGATGA
- the trxA gene encoding thioredoxin has translation MTSQNIKTATDQNFEKEILTSQKPVLVDFWATWCAPCRALAPLIDEVANKYSGKLEVYKMDVDNNQETPAKFGIRGIPTVILFKNGKALDQVVGAVPIDRLEELVRKAL, from the coding sequence ATGACCTCACAAAATATCAAAACCGCAACAGACCAGAATTTTGAAAAAGAGATTTTGACAAGCCAGAAACCGGTTCTTGTCGATTTCTGGGCCACCTGGTGTGCCCCCTGCCGCGCCTTGGCCCCTCTGATTGATGAGGTAGCCAACAAGTATAGTGGCAAGCTCGAGGTCTACAAGATGGACGTTGATAATAACCAGGAGACACCGGCCAAGTTCGGCATCCGCGGGATTCCAACCGTCATTCTCTTTAAAAATGGAAAGGCGCTCGATCAAGTCGTCGGCGCCGTGCCGATTGATCGCCTCGAAGAGTTAGTCCGCAAAGCCCTTTAA